The Microbulbifer sp. TB1203 nucleotide sequence TTGGCGGACCCAGCCGGTTCTCTGCTCATCATTGACCGCAAACTCTGACTGCAGGTATTTGAGTATTCGCAGGTTCTGGACCGGTTGGATATCGCAGGCGATGGTATAGGTCAATGCGCGAATGCGCGCCCTTTGCAGTGAATCCCGGGGCAGGAGTGCGGGTTCGGGGTGTCGCTCGTCCAGCCACTCGAGTATGGCGAGGGACTGGGTGAGTACCGTGTCCCCATCCACCAGCGCCGGCACCAGGCCTTGGGGGTTCAGTTTGCGGTATTCGTCGCCCTTTTGTTCGCTCTTCAGCAGGTTGACCGCGCGGTAGTCGTATTGCAGGCCCTTGAGGTTGAGCCCGATGCGCACGCGGTAGC carries:
- the maiA gene encoding maleylacetoacetate isomerase produces the protein MELHGYFRSSASYRVRIGLNLKGLQYDYRAVNLLKSEQKGDEYRKLNPQGLVPALVDGDTVLTQSLAILEWLDERHPEPALLPRDSLQRARIRALTYTIACDIQPVQNLRILKYLQSEFAVNDEQRTGWVRQWIHEGFSALEQQLDPAPFAAGPTPFAAGEEPGLFECCLIPQIYNAERFGMDIADYPAIHRIAQACAEIPAFVDARPENQPDSTL